One genomic region from Candidatus Palauibacter australiensis encodes:
- a CDS encoding NCS2 family permease, whose product LYVACLMARALKDVEWDDITESAAAVVTAIAIPLTYSIADGIGLGFITYVAIKVLAGRWRECPPMLLVVALVFAAKFIWL is encoded by the coding sequence CCTGTACGTCGCGTGTCTCATGGCGCGCGCGTTGAAGGACGTGGAATGGGACGACATCACGGAGTCCGCCGCCGCGGTCGTGACGGCGATCGCCATACCCCTCACGTACTCCATCGCCGACGGAATCGGCCTCGGTTTCATCACCTACGTCGCCATCAAGGTGCTGGCGGGCCGCTGGCGCGAGTGTCCGCCGATGCTGCTCGTGGTGGCGCTGGTGTTCGCCGCGAAGTTCATCTGGCTGTAA
- a CDS encoding nucleoside-binding protein — MNQTARSLCGLSTVLLLLAAPAAAAGQAEFQLQLGKLVNPFADTRHGTTVVTFQHAAQWSWGDHFMFFDYTADGGNDGFNEKDLYGEWYPSLSLGKISGGRAGFGPIRDFALLGGVNYGSQAKVLKYTPGFRASWDIPGFIFLNTDFARLVDASSGVDNGGAPATDNGWMFDVNWLATWEMLGQTFTFTGHAEYISAVTDEFGNEVRAWILAQPQLTVDIGRILGGDGGRLMSGVEYQYWRNKLGTDVSESVVQFLVVWRL; from the coding sequence ATGAATCAGACCGCACGGTCACTTTGCGGGCTGTCCACAGTTCTGCTCCTCCTCGCGGCGCCGGCGGCCGCGGCCGGCCAGGCGGAATTCCAGCTCCAGCTCGGCAAGCTCGTGAACCCGTTCGCGGACACGAGACACGGAACGACCGTCGTCACCTTCCAGCACGCCGCGCAGTGGTCCTGGGGCGACCACTTCATGTTCTTCGACTACACGGCGGACGGGGGGAACGACGGGTTCAACGAGAAGGACCTGTACGGCGAGTGGTATCCCTCGCTGAGTCTGGGGAAGATCAGCGGCGGCCGCGCGGGTTTCGGCCCGATCCGCGACTTCGCCCTGCTCGGCGGCGTGAACTACGGCTCGCAGGCGAAGGTGCTCAAGTACACGCCCGGGTTCCGCGCGTCGTGGGACATTCCGGGGTTCATCTTTCTGAATACGGACTTCGCCCGCCTCGTTGACGCTTCGAGCGGGGTCGACAACGGCGGCGCGCCGGCGACGGACAACGGCTGGATGTTCGACGTGAACTGGCTCGCGACGTGGGAGATGCTGGGCCAGACCTTCACCTTCACCGGCCACGCGGAGTACATCAGCGCGGTGACGGACGAGTTCGGCAACGAAGTCCGTGCCTGGATCCTCGCCCAGCCGCAGCTGACCGTGGACATCGGCCGGATCCTGGGGGGAGACGGAGGTCGCCTCATGAGCGGCGTCGAATACCAGTACTGGCGTAACAAGCTGGGGACCGATGTGTCGGAGAGCGTGGTCCAGTTCCTCGTGGTGTGGCGGCTTTGA